One window from the genome of Natronomonas pharaonis DSM 2160 encodes:
- a CDS encoding ABC transporter permease, whose amino-acid sequence MISDRAKQSLSLELKRSRLAQIGVAIMAVMFVVTMFAPLFAPHDPEQQRVGTGDTEDMTDLPPVGFSTTANETRLVDGEFQTQQVEINANSSHVLGTNTRGQDVLSRVIYGGRVSLLVGLLGAAIAALVGVPYGLAAGYFSGRVDDALMRGADIMLAFPSLVLAIALVGVFRETDFHTMELTDPFVVAAQSETIPNWLIPRAGHVASMPESVTFPVTVTLVVALVNWVWFARVARGEAMSIRSEEYVTAAKSLGASNWTIIRKHVLPNSITPIIVLATIQVAFIILLESALSFLGFSGTTLTWGQDIARGQSDQRAQWWIATVPGLAIVLAVIGVNLIGDWLRDALDPDIEGEGGGV is encoded by the coding sequence ATGATATCCGACCGCGCGAAACAGAGCCTCTCGTTGGAGCTCAAGCGCAGCCGGCTGGCCCAGATCGGCGTCGCCATCATGGCCGTGATGTTCGTGGTGACGATGTTTGCCCCGCTTTTTGCCCCGCACGACCCCGAGCAGCAACGGGTCGGCACCGGTGACACCGAGGACATGACCGACCTGCCGCCGGTCGGGTTCAGCACGACGGCAAACGAGACCCGGCTCGTTGATGGGGAGTTCCAGACACAGCAGGTCGAAATCAACGCCAACAGCTCCCACGTCCTCGGCACGAACACCCGGGGGCAGGATGTCCTTTCGAGAGTCATCTATGGCGGCCGAGTATCGCTGCTTGTCGGGCTGCTCGGTGCGGCTATCGCCGCGCTCGTCGGCGTTCCGTACGGACTGGCCGCCGGCTACTTCAGCGGTCGCGTCGACGATGCGCTGATGCGCGGCGCCGACATCATGCTGGCGTTTCCCTCCCTGGTGTTGGCTATCGCGCTCGTCGGCGTCTTCCGGGAGACGGATTTCCACACCATGGAGCTGACAGACCCCTTCGTTGTGGCCGCACAATCGGAGACGATACCCAACTGGCTCATCCCACGGGCCGGCCACGTCGCCAGTATGCCGGAGTCGGTGACGTTCCCCGTGACGGTCACGCTCGTCGTTGCGCTTGTCAACTGGGTGTGGTTCGCCCGGGTGGCCCGTGGTGAGGCGATGAGCATCCGCAGCGAGGAGTATGTCACCGCCGCAAAGAGTCTCGGTGCGAGCAACTGGACCATCATCCGCAAGCACGTCCTGCCGAACAGCATCACGCCGATTATCGTGCTGGCGACGATTCAGGTCGCTTTCATCATCCTGCTGGAGAGTGCGCTTTCGTTCCTCGGCTTCTCGGGGACGACGCTGACGTGGGGCCAAGACATCGCCCGCGGCCAGTCGGACCAGCGTGCCCAGTGGTGGATTGCGACCGTGCCGGGACTCGCCATCGTGTTGGCGGTTATCGGCGTCAACCTCATCGGCGACTGGCTCCGGGATGCCCTCGACCCGGATATCGAAGGCGAGGGCGGTGGTGTCTGA
- a CDS encoding ABC transporter ATP-binding protein, with protein sequence MSETKLDVRDLQTRFYTDDGQVNAVDGVSFTVESGEVFGIVGESGSGKSVTALSLIDLVESPGRIDGGEIWFRSPEMADRLADDSPAAVDGEMVDIRQLDDRERRSLRGAEFATIFQDPMSSFNPSLTVGEQIAEAVEAQKRAQANPRSTRSRTQGYGFASFVADSLLPRRDYVSEDATTRAVELLELVGIPDPADRADEYPHQFSGGMLQRAMIAQALASEPSVLVADEPTTALDVTIQAQVLDLLADLQAETGMTTVLITHNLGVVARMCDRVGVMYAGELVERGTLGEVFDESVHPYTEGLLGSIPDLDGESGRLSPIEGNVPSLIDSEMESRCYFADRCPKAMEECLDKPPEYEVTDDHTAMCYLADHDYDPGNALPEGYFDAE encoded by the coding sequence ATGAGTGAAACGAAACTCGACGTTCGTGACCTACAGACCCGGTTTTACACTGATGACGGTCAGGTAAACGCCGTCGACGGCGTCTCCTTTACCGTCGAATCCGGCGAGGTGTTCGGCATCGTCGGCGAGTCCGGCTCCGGCAAGAGCGTGACCGCCCTCTCGCTTATCGACCTCGTCGAGTCACCCGGACGTATCGACGGCGGCGAAATCTGGTTCCGGTCGCCAGAGATGGCCGACCGGCTCGCGGACGACTCGCCCGCGGCCGTCGACGGCGAGATGGTCGATATCCGGCAACTCGACGACCGAGAGCGGCGGTCGCTCCGCGGCGCGGAGTTTGCGACCATCTTCCAGGACCCGATGAGCAGCTTCAATCCCTCGCTGACCGTCGGCGAACAGATCGCCGAGGCCGTCGAGGCCCAAAAGCGGGCGCAAGCGAACCCACGCTCGACACGCTCGCGAACGCAGGGATACGGATTTGCGAGCTTCGTCGCTGACAGCCTGCTGCCGCGTCGCGACTACGTCAGCGAGGACGCCACGACCCGCGCGGTCGAACTGCTTGAGCTTGTGGGTATCCCCGACCCGGCCGACCGGGCCGACGAGTATCCGCATCAGTTCTCCGGCGGTATGCTCCAGCGGGCGATGATTGCGCAGGCGCTCGCCAGCGAGCCGTCGGTGCTCGTTGCCGACGAGCCGACGACCGCCCTCGACGTGACGATTCAGGCGCAGGTGCTCGACCTGCTGGCCGACCTGCAGGCGGAAACCGGGATGACGACCGTGCTCATCACGCATAACCTCGGTGTCGTCGCCCGGATGTGTGACCGCGTCGGCGTGATGTACGCCGGTGAACTCGTCGAGCGGGGCACGCTCGGCGAGGTGTTCGACGAGTCCGTCCACCCCTACACCGAGGGCCTGCTCGGCTCTATCCCCGACCTCGATGGCGAGAGCGGGCGACTGAGCCCCATCGAGGGGAACGTCCCCAGCCTCATCGACTCGGAGATGGAAAGCCGGTGTTACTTCGCCGACCGCTGTCCGAAGGCAATGGAGGAGTGTCTGGACAAACCGCCCGAATACGAGGTGACAGACGACCATACGGCGATGTGTTATCTCGCCGACCACGACTACGACCCCGGCAATGCGCTCCCGGAGGGATACTTCGATGCAGAATAA
- a CDS encoding ABC transporter ATP-binding protein: protein MQNKPRADEPDRKPAEAAAGDIDGQPLVRVRDLQKHFDAEDSLLDRLFGETTNPVRAVDGLSFDIREGETLGLVGESGCGKSTTGETILQLLEPTGGTVEFDGENIVESDDLFRFRRRAGVVFQDPFSSLDPRMTIGESIRQPLDIHGWPWPEDGVETTAEAPATGVDTAVTVADDIHRVPGVEPVDGVVSVSLSVERGPADAPNDVSPETTVDPDAAEGYVTVNDEPVAVGVDERLELSLSGGDALDIEVRVGRSDTQLRRERVADLMERVGLSADQLNRYPSEFSGGQRQRVGIARALALDPEFIVLDEPTSALDVSVQAQILNLLEELQDDFDLTYLFISHDLSVIRHICDRVAVMYLGEIVELAPTEALFADPQHPYTEALLESVPRASTEEKERDVDPLAGDVPSPRNPPSGCRFRTRCPKIIPPDDVELSQAAYRAVVDLRERVESRDITVEGVGEELSGTDDVVDELESRLLGDSSIPEQERSHIRAALERVADEEWEAAAEALRDRYESICETHAPDGDRAACHLNGLPDDIDASAVDRDERR from the coding sequence ATGCAGAATAAGCCACGCGCCGACGAACCGGACCGCAAGCCGGCCGAAGCGGCAGCCGGCGACATCGACGGACAGCCGCTTGTCCGCGTTCGGGACCTGCAGAAACATTTCGACGCCGAGGACTCACTGCTGGACCGACTGTTCGGCGAAACGACGAACCCCGTCCGGGCCGTCGACGGCCTCAGCTTCGACATCCGTGAGGGCGAAACGCTGGGTCTGGTCGGCGAGTCCGGCTGTGGGAAATCGACCACCGGCGAGACGATACTCCAGTTGTTGGAGCCGACCGGTGGAACCGTCGAGTTCGACGGCGAGAACATTGTCGAAAGCGACGACCTGTTCCGGTTCCGTCGGCGGGCCGGCGTCGTCTTTCAGGACCCGTTCTCCAGCCTCGACCCCCGGATGACCATCGGGGAGTCGATTCGCCAGCCGCTCGACATCCACGGGTGGCCGTGGCCCGAGGACGGCGTCGAGACGACCGCCGAGGCCCCTGCTACCGGCGTCGACACCGCCGTTACCGTCGCCGACGACATCCACCGGGTGCCCGGCGTCGAGCCGGTCGACGGCGTCGTCTCGGTGTCGCTGTCGGTCGAGCGCGGGCCGGCCGACGCCCCCAACGACGTGTCCCCCGAGACGACCGTCGACCCGGACGCTGCCGAGGGGTACGTGACGGTCAACGACGAACCGGTCGCCGTCGGCGTCGACGAGCGGCTCGAACTGTCCCTTTCCGGCGGTGACGCCCTCGACATCGAGGTGCGTGTCGGCCGCTCGGATACACAGCTCCGCCGGGAACGGGTCGCCGACCTGATGGAGCGGGTCGGACTCTCGGCCGACCAGTTGAACCGCTATCCGTCGGAGTTCTCCGGCGGCCAGCGCCAGCGGGTCGGTATTGCCCGTGCGCTCGCGCTCGACCCGGAGTTCATCGTCCTCGACGAGCCGACAAGCGCCCTCGATGTCAGCGTTCAGGCCCAGATTCTCAACCTGTTGGAGGAGCTACAGGACGACTTCGACCTGACGTATCTGTTCATCAGCCACGACCTGAGCGTTATCCGGCATATCTGCGACCGGGTTGCGGTGATGTATCTCGGCGAAATCGTCGAGCTCGCGCCGACGGAAGCGCTGTTTGCCGACCCACAGCATCCCTACACCGAGGCGCTGTTAGAGAGCGTTCCGCGAGCCTCGACCGAAGAAAAGGAACGCGATGTCGACCCGCTGGCTGGGGACGTTCCGTCGCCACGGAACCCGCCGTCCGGCTGTCGGTTCCGCACTCGCTGTCCCAAAATCATCCCGCCGGATGATGTCGAGCTATCGCAGGCGGCCTACCGCGCTGTCGTCGACCTCCGCGAGCGCGTCGAGAGCCGCGACATCACCGTCGAGGGTGTCGGCGAGGAGCTCTCGGGCACCGACGATGTCGTCGATGAACTCGAATCACGGCTGCTTGGCGACAGCTCGATACCCGAACAGGAACGGTCCCACATCCGAGCAGCGCTCGAACGGGTCGCCGATGAGGAATGGGAAGCGGCCGCCGAAGCGCTTCGGGACCGCTATGAGAGTATCTGTGAGACGCACGCCCCCGACGGCGACCGGGCGGCGTGTCACCTCAACGGGCTGCCGGACGACATCGACGCCAGTGCTGTCGACCGGGACGAACGGCGGTAG
- a CDS encoding DUF7529 family protein, with protein sequence MQQGPPPAVTDRWETLREDATATAAEYDADGWTVHRVETGEVTPLSGTPFGLDVLVPGDDFERASELVEAASFDTSHVYRAEERGVRFLIIVVEASDDEVAVVVPAYLSASDTEALAERAREEGVMYTHLRPLSDEARVTFSHEDPELFF encoded by the coding sequence ATGCAACAGGGACCGCCGCCGGCTGTCACCGACCGCTGGGAAACGCTCCGCGAAGACGCCACAGCGACCGCCGCCGAATACGATGCGGACGGCTGGACGGTACACCGCGTCGAGACGGGCGAGGTGACGCCGCTTTCCGGAACCCCGTTCGGGCTTGACGTACTGGTCCCCGGCGACGACTTCGAGCGGGCTTCGGAACTCGTCGAAGCGGCATCGTTCGACACCTCACACGTCTACCGGGCCGAAGAACGCGGCGTCAGGTTTCTCATTATCGTCGTCGAGGCCAGCGACGACGAGGTTGCGGTCGTCGTCCCGGCGTACCTCTCTGCCTCGGATACCGAGGCGCTCGCCGAGCGAGCCCGCGAGGAGGGTGTGATGTACACGCATCTGCGGCCACTGTCGGACGAGGCTCGGGTGACCTTCTCCCACGAGGACCCGGAACTGTTCTTTTAA
- a CDS encoding TIGR01548 family HAD-type hydrolase produces the protein MNVDSVILDIDGVLVDVEDSYRRAIVESIAHVYGDTIDKADIQLFKDAGGFNNDWELTYAAALYVLARREKPALSIETYTGLIAASGGGLQAAETAIADELPPAAREKVLAEWDRKRLRDVFQQLYLGSELYRELESGEPDLDTEGFIHDEPVLLAPDTREALEEWSLGVLTGRPAAEAEIALDRVGLDIPETHRFTMDDWEEGKPHPHGLVELTKRFDAESAVFAGDTLDDIRTARNAAEDDPDREFYGVGVLTGGLSGDEGRRKFRNAGADIIIETINDLPGLLG, from the coding sequence ATGAACGTAGATTCGGTCATTCTCGATATCGACGGCGTATTGGTCGATGTTGAGGACTCCTATCGCCGAGCAATCGTCGAATCGATAGCCCACGTCTACGGCGACACCATCGACAAGGCCGACATTCAGTTGTTCAAGGACGCCGGCGGTTTCAACAACGACTGGGAGCTGACCTACGCCGCCGCGCTGTACGTGCTCGCCCGTCGCGAGAAGCCGGCACTGAGCATCGAAACCTACACCGGTCTCATCGCCGCCTCCGGCGGTGGGCTCCAAGCCGCCGAGACGGCCATCGCCGACGAACTCCCGCCGGCCGCCCGCGAGAAGGTACTCGCCGAATGGGACCGCAAGCGGCTCCGAGACGTCTTTCAGCAGCTCTATCTCGGCTCCGAGCTCTACCGCGAGCTGGAGAGTGGAGAGCCGGACCTCGATACGGAGGGGTTCATCCACGACGAGCCGGTGTTGCTCGCGCCGGACACGCGCGAGGCGCTCGAAGAGTGGTCGCTGGGCGTGCTCACCGGTCGACCGGCCGCGGAGGCCGAAATCGCCCTCGACCGCGTTGGGCTCGATATTCCCGAGACCCACCGGTTCACGATGGACGACTGGGAGGAAGGCAAGCCCCATCCGCACGGGCTGGTCGAACTTACAAAGCGGTTCGATGCCGAAAGCGCGGTTTTCGCCGGCGACACGCTCGACGACATCCGGACGGCAAGAAACGCCGCCGAGGACGACCCCGACAGAGAGTTCTACGGCGTCGGCGTGCTTACCGGCGGCCTCAGCGGCGACGAGGGGCGGCGGAAGTTCCGCAACGCCGGCGCAGACATCATTATCGAGACGATAAACGACCTGCCGGGACTGCTAGGTTAA
- a CDS encoding UPF0146 family protein has protein sequence MHTDSEGALVDRLSSYDALVEVGVGNRPTVAAALDERGCRVTATDVDTCAVPGTVRFVRDDVTDPDVSVYSGAGAVYALNCPPELQRPLVSLASRVDADCLFTTLGGDPTLVDATPETLPTQTLYHYP, from the coding sequence GTGCACACCGATTCGGAGGGGGCGCTCGTCGACCGACTGTCCAGTTATGACGCCCTCGTGGAGGTCGGAGTCGGCAACCGCCCGACCGTCGCCGCCGCGCTCGATGAACGGGGCTGCCGTGTCACCGCCACGGATGTCGACACATGTGCCGTCCCCGGAACGGTCCGGTTCGTCCGCGACGACGTGACCGACCCCGATGTATCGGTGTACAGCGGGGCTGGCGCGGTGTACGCGTTGAACTGCCCGCCGGAGTTGCAGCGCCCGCTCGTCTCCCTTGCTTCCCGCGTCGACGCCGACTGCCTGTTTACCACCCTCGGTGGTGACCCGACGCTCGTCGACGCGACCCCCGAAACCCTCCCGACGCAAACACTCTACCACTACCCATGA
- a CDS encoding archaemetzincin family Zn-dependent metalloprotease, protein MHVDIVPVGDLPAVVKREASSGLRSVYDCEVTIHDSQPVPDGAYDSGRDQYRAEEFIELASRVGNGEKNIAITDTDLYYRRRNYVFGLAYLSGKGSVISTHRLQTSSDGGFSEKSAGDIFADRVRKEVVHEVGHTLGLEHCDNSRCVMNFSPTVREVDVKEENLCGSCQRQIL, encoded by the coding sequence ATGCACGTCGACATCGTGCCGGTCGGCGACCTCCCGGCGGTCGTAAAGCGGGAGGCCTCCAGCGGGCTACGGTCGGTATACGACTGTGAAGTGACGATTCACGACAGCCAGCCCGTCCCCGACGGTGCGTACGACTCCGGCCGCGACCAGTACCGGGCCGAGGAGTTCATCGAACTCGCAAGCCGGGTCGGCAACGGTGAAAAGAACATCGCCATCACCGACACTGACCTCTATTACCGCCGACGGAACTACGTCTTCGGACTCGCCTACCTGTCCGGCAAGGGGTCGGTCATCTCGACCCATCGGCTCCAGACCTCATCCGACGGTGGGTTCTCGGAAAAGTCAGCGGGTGACATCTTCGCCGACCGCGTCCGCAAGGAGGTCGTCCACGAGGTCGGCCACACGCTCGGCCTCGAACACTGCGACAACTCCCGGTGTGTGATGAACTTCTCGCCGACTGTTCGCGAGGTCGATGTCAAAGAAGAAAACCTCTGTGGGAGCTGCCAGCGGCAGATACTCTAG
- a CDS encoding GIY-YIG nuclease family protein: MAADHYVYVLSCADETLYTGYTTNVERRVAEHDAGEGAKYTRGRTPVELVHTERFDSKSAAMQREHEIKSLSRAKKERLVADETG, from the coding sequence ATGGCCGCCGACCACTACGTGTACGTGCTCTCCTGTGCCGACGAGACGCTGTACACCGGCTACACAACCAACGTCGAGCGGCGTGTCGCCGAACACGACGCTGGCGAGGGCGCAAAGTACACCCGCGGTCGGACGCCGGTCGAACTCGTCCACACCGAGCGGTTCGACTCGAAATCGGCCGCGATGCAGCGCGAACACGAAATCAAGTCGCTGTCGCGGGCCAAAAAAGAGCGGCTGGTCGCGGACGAGACTGGCTGA
- a CDS encoding DUF7563 family protein — translation MPRCDHCDSHVSDRFARVFADDHGRVRACPNCSANAGIAEVSLDRIAK, via the coding sequence ATGCCCAGATGCGACCACTGCGACTCCCACGTCTCCGACCGGTTCGCCCGCGTCTTCGCCGACGACCACGGCCGCGTTCGGGCGTGCCCGAACTGCTCTGCCAACGCCGGTATCGCGGAAGTGTCGCTGGACCGCATTGCAAAGTAA
- a CDS encoding DNA-binding protein has product MADLIVKAAVKEALDDMNVASDFYDALDDEVEELLEDAARRAEENDRKTVQPRDL; this is encoded by the coding sequence ATGGCAGACCTGATCGTCAAAGCCGCCGTGAAGGAAGCGCTCGATGACATGAACGTCGCCTCGGACTTCTACGACGCTCTCGACGACGAGGTCGAGGAGCTGCTGGAAGACGCCGCGCGACGTGCCGAAGAGAACGACCGGAAGACGGTCCAGCCGCGCGACCTGTAA
- a CDS encoding COG1361 S-layer family protein encodes MRTAVGVAAVVLVAAVALGAAPAAVSADDIEVVVSDDTFAPDEEATLFVEVVDRADGPGGTQGAIVSVADDGAPITVLTDEDAIATVPTGGSRLATFDIAVDEDADPDDYDIEVEVDYRDGRTGDLTTETFDVEITIDDRAHFRVVDADTDAHVGEEGTVSMTLENVGDQTAKDATVEVRALDRGLRLGAQSTFTRTFAGDWEDGARRTLNLSADVREGTEPRSHVLEAEVEFHDEDDVERTTRPLTAGVDVGSEQAFSVANVTSDLRVGEDGELNVTIENDGPRAVGGVVAVSETPNPNVAVRNPEWYVGPMEPGEASTAAFRVGLREDAEPGDRVLPLVVRYRTPAGDIEYSDRLDVVAAVAPELEPFGIRAVNQTIAQGETRRYRVEVENTGDERYSDIQAKLFAESPLETDDDEAYIDALDVGETRTISFGLEADDDAAIKQHPVSMDFRYEDADGDRHLTDRERMAVDVVERETPYALYAAVVVFLAAIVGIAYWKRERLAALRDDIGG; translated from the coding sequence GTGCGGACAGCCGTCGGTGTCGCCGCCGTTGTCCTCGTTGCTGCTGTCGCGCTGGGTGCCGCTCCGGCCGCGGTCAGCGCCGACGATATCGAGGTTGTCGTCTCCGACGACACGTTCGCCCCCGACGAGGAGGCGACGCTCTTCGTGGAGGTCGTCGACCGCGCGGACGGTCCCGGCGGCACGCAGGGGGCCATCGTCTCCGTTGCCGACGACGGCGCGCCGATAACCGTCCTGACCGACGAGGACGCCATCGCGACAGTTCCGACCGGCGGGTCGCGGCTGGCAACCTTCGACATCGCCGTCGACGAGGATGCCGACCCCGACGACTACGACATCGAGGTCGAGGTCGACTACCGGGACGGCCGCACGGGCGACCTCACCACCGAGACGTTCGACGTCGAGATAACCATCGACGACCGCGCCCATTTCCGTGTCGTCGATGCCGACACCGACGCCCACGTCGGGGAGGAAGGGACGGTCTCGATGACACTGGAAAACGTCGGCGACCAGACCGCGAAAGACGCCACCGTCGAGGTCCGGGCGCTCGACCGCGGGCTCCGACTTGGGGCGCAGAGCACCTTCACGCGCACCTTCGCCGGCGACTGGGAGGACGGTGCGAGGCGGACGCTCAACCTCTCTGCCGACGTCCGCGAGGGGACCGAACCCCGAAGCCACGTCCTCGAAGCCGAAGTCGAGTTCCACGATGAAGACGACGTCGAACGGACGACCCGACCGCTCACCGCCGGCGTCGATGTCGGCTCCGAGCAGGCCTTCAGCGTGGCGAACGTAACGAGCGACCTGCGTGTCGGGGAAGACGGTGAGCTGAACGTAACCATCGAAAACGACGGCCCGCGCGCAGTCGGCGGTGTCGTCGCGGTTTCCGAGACGCCGAACCCGAACGTCGCGGTCCGGAACCCGGAGTGGTACGTCGGGCCGATGGAGCCGGGTGAGGCGTCGACTGCTGCCTTCCGGGTCGGGCTCCGTGAGGACGCCGAACCCGGCGACCGCGTGCTCCCGCTCGTCGTCCGGTACCGGACGCCCGCCGGCGACATCGAATACAGCGACCGACTTGATGTCGTCGCCGCCGTGGCACCGGAACTGGAGCCGTTCGGCATCAGGGCCGTCAACCAGACGATAGCACAGGGCGAGACGCGGCGGTACCGTGTCGAGGTCGAAAACACCGGCGACGAGCGATACAGCGACATTCAGGCCAAGTTGTTCGCCGAGTCGCCGCTGGAGACTGACGACGACGAAGCATACATCGATGCCCTCGACGTCGGCGAAACCCGCACGATAAGCTTCGGACTCGAGGCCGACGACGATGCTGCAATCAAACAGCACCCCGTCTCGATGGATTTCCGGTATGAGGACGCCGACGGCGACCGCCACCTCACAGACCGCGAGCGGATGGCCGTCGACGTTGTCGAACGCGAGACGCCGTATGCGCTGTACGCCGCCGTTGTAGTGTTTCTTGCCGCCATCGTCGGCATCGCCTACTGGAAACGTGAGCGCCTCGCAGCGCTCCGAGACGACATCGGCGGGTGA